The following coding sequences are from one Salvia hispanica cultivar TCC Black 2014 chromosome 3, UniMelb_Shisp_WGS_1.0, whole genome shotgun sequence window:
- the LOC125211761 gene encoding transcription factor MYB20-like encodes MVRKPCCDKVGLKKGPWTADEDKKLFNFILTNSQCCWRAVPKLAGLLRCGKSCRLRWTNYLRPDLKRGLLPDFEEKLVIDLHAQLGNRWSKIASRLPGRTDNDIKNQWNTHIKKKLKKIGIDPVTHQPLQVEVESTISIDDGQNDVLLVNNSESPVIGPHEILLPLTPSSSCSSSGGASSSNAAQSIEKVNTDTWDQGFGDIFDLLGDLNCFKFDSLLSI; translated from the exons ATGGTGAGAAAACCTTGCTGTGACAAAGTTGGATTAAAGAAAGGGCCATGGACTGCTGATGAAGACAAGAAACTCTTCAATTTCATTCTCACTAATAGCCAATGTTGCTGGAGAGCTGTCCCTAAACTCGCAG GACTGCTGAGGTGTGGGAAGAGCTGCAGATTGAGATGGACTAACTATCTTAGGCCTGATTTGAAAAGAGGACTTCTCCCAGattttgaagagaaattgGTGATTGATCTTCATGCTCAGCTAGGGAACAG aTGGTCCAAGATTGCCTCCCGTCTCCCGGGGAGAACAGATAATGACATCAAGAATCAATGGAACACacacataaaaaagaaattgaagaaaataggAATCGACCCCGTCACCCACCAACCTCTGCAAGTGGAGGTTGAGTCAACCATTTCAATTGATGACGGTCAAAACGATGTGTTGTTAGTCAACAACTCCGAGAGTCCTGTGATCGGGCCCCACGAGATCCTGCTGCCGCTGACACCATCGTCGTCGTGCTCAAGCAGTGGTGGAGCGTCATCGTCAAACGCGGCACAGAGCATAGAGAAGGTTAATACGGATACATGGGACCAAGGATTTGGAGACATCTTTGATTTGTTGGGTGATTTGAAttgtttcaaatttgattCGCTTTTATCTATCTAG
- the LOC125211760 gene encoding loganic acid O-methyltransferase-like, translating into MSGVREDGASSKHHAHMIGGDGPNSYGRNSAYQKELLVPAHDLLQQLISKHLDTNNSTHDTFRIADLGCSVGGNTFFAVENMIGAVERRYESDRRRVPEFHVFFNDVIGNDFNTLFKQLPAARTYLAAAAPGSFHGRLFPKESIHLAHCSTALHWLSRSLESSNKGRIHYAGAGREVREAYAAQYKRDMDCFLRARGEELVAGGLMVLILIGYRDGFVLGSDSSIGESFDILGSCLYEMAKMGKIGEEEVDCFNLPFYYPCGAEVEAVIEANGLFSVETLTEMGAPMKGEADPATLVGHMRAVIGVLVEERFGSGVVEELFQLHLNKTIERAREKPFIYESRHREIIHFVLLKRNNPS; encoded by the exons ATGAGTGGAGTTAGAGAGGATGGCGCATCTTCCAAACACCATGCCCATATGATAGGGGGCGACGGTCCCAACAGTTATGGTCGCAATTCTGCATACCAG AAGGAATTGTTGGTTCCTGCTCATGATTTGCTTCAACAACTAATCTCCAAGCATCTAGATACAAACAACAGTACTCATGACACATTCCGCATCGCGGACTTGGGGTGTTCCGTGGGCGGCAACACCTTCTTCGCAGTGGAGAACATGATCGGAGCCGTGGAGAGGCGATACGAATCCGACCGTCGTCGCGTCCCCGAGTTCCACGTGTTCTTCAACGACGTGATCGGCAACGATTTCAACACTCTCTTCAAGCAGCTCCCTGCGGCGAGGACCTACTTGGCTGCAGCCGCGCCAGGGTCGTTCCACGGACGCCTGTTTCCTAAAGAAAGCATCCATTTGGCACACTGCTCGACCGCGCTCCACTGGCTGTCGAGGAGTCTGGAGAGTTCGAACAAGGGGAGGATTCACTATGCAGGAGCAGGGAGGGAAGTGAGGGAGGCGTACGCTGCTCAGTACAAGAGGGATATGGATTGTTTCTTGCGAGCGAGAGGCGAGGAGCTTGTAGCCGGAGGGTTAATGGTGCTGATTTTGATCGGATATCGTGATGGATTTGTTCTTGGTTCCGATTCTAGCATTGGTGAATCATTTGATATACTCGGATCGTGCCTCTATGAGATGGCCAAGATG GGGAAGATAGGTGAGGAGGAGGTGGACTGTTTCAACTTGCCCTTTTACTATCCGTGTGGGGCGGAGGTGGAGGCGGTGATTGAGGCGAACGGTTTGTTTAGTGTGGAGACGTTGACGGAGATGGGTGCTCCGATGAAGGGAGAAGCGGACCCTGCAACTCTGGTGGGTCATATGAGAGCTGTGATAGGGGTGCTTGTTGAGGAGAGGTTTGGAAGTGGAGTTGTGGAAGAGCTGTTTCAGCTGCACTTAAACAAAACGATAGAGAGGGCGAGGGAGAAGCCCTTTATTTATGAGAGCCGCCACAGAGAGATTATCCACTTTGTCTTGCTCAAACGAAACAACCcctcataa